A single window of Armatimonadota bacterium DNA harbors:
- a CDS encoding metal-dependent transcriptional regulator, with amino-acid sequence MMGRAVVTGRAVEDYLKVLYALTEPGGGATVGQIAERLGVSPPSVTNMIKRLARQGLVRHDPYRAVYLTDAGRAAAEAVVRRHRLLELYLSRALGIDPSQVHDEADRLEHALSESLERRLDELLGHPDTDPHGEPIPRG; translated from the coding sequence ATGATGGGCCGGGCAGTGGTGACCGGACGGGCAGTGGAAGACTACCTGAAGGTCCTGTACGCCCTCACGGAGCCGGGCGGGGGGGCGACCGTGGGGCAGATCGCCGAACGGCTGGGGGTCTCCCCCCCATCGGTCACGAACATGATCAAGCGCCTGGCGCGGCAGGGCTTGGTCCGCCACGACCCGTACCGGGCCGTGTATCTCACCGACGCAGGCCGCGCGGCGGCGGAGGCCGTGGTCCGCCGCCACAGACTGCTGGAGCTGTACCTTAGCCGCGCCCTGGGCATCGACCCGAGCCAGGTGCACGATGAGGCGGACCGTCTGGAGCATGCCCTCTCCGAGTCCCTGGAGCGCCGCCTGGACGAGCTTCTGGGGCATCCCGACACCGATCCCCACGGCGAGCCCATCCCTCGAGGATGA
- a CDS encoding TlpA disulfide reductase family protein gives MGRPSWGTVLGGLVAASLAVAVVLAARTIQRPVAPGPTPPPSTTLRPAPDFRLRSFTGSLISLSDFRGDVVVLNFWASWCVPCREEMPNLERAWREFRSQRVTVLGINVADDYDDAAAFLRSLGITYPNVFDPAQTRMTAYRVTGLPTTAFIDRQMRIRATVPGGYLGAEGYATLRRQILTLVRASGTAP, from the coding sequence ATGGGACGCCCTTCCTGGGGTACCGTGCTGGGCGGGCTTGTGGCCGCCTCCCTGGCCGTCGCGGTGGTGCTGGCCGCCCGCACCATCCAGCGGCCTGTCGCCCCGGGGCCCACGCCACCGCCGTCCACGACCCTGCGCCCCGCTCCCGACTTCCGCCTGCGGTCGTTTACCGGATCGCTGATCTCCCTGTCGGATTTCCGGGGCGACGTGGTGGTGCTGAACTTCTGGGCTTCCTGGTGCGTGCCGTGCCGGGAAGAGATGCCCAACCTGGAGCGCGCCTGGCGGGAGTTCCGGTCCCAGCGGGTGACGGTGCTGGGCATCAATGTCGCCGACGACTACGACGACGCGGCGGCGTTCCTGCGCTCGCTGGGCATCACCTATCCCAACGTCTTCGACCCCGCGCAGACCCGCATGACGGCCTACCGGGTCACCGGGCTGCCGACCACCGCGTTCATCGACCGCCAGATGCGGATCCGCGCCACGGTCCCCGGCGGATATCTGGGCGCCGAGGGCTACGCCACCCTGCGCCGCCAGATCCTCACCCTCGTCCGCGCCTCCGGGACAGCACCCTGA
- a CDS encoding universal stress protein, producing MFTRLLVPLDGSRLAESALPAAAELAVRLQAPVVLLHVLESGPPPTVHGDRHVRTEAEARAYLDGAVEWMGRRGVTARGVVCPESGGVAATIARQAEAAGVDLIVLTSHGRGGVRGLLYGRVAEQVLQRGRTPVLLLPPSERGRDAPFTCQRILVPLDGSEAAETAVEPGIRIAAACGADLLLVWVVPTVDTISDERAPAARLMPTAAAALLDVEAREAAAYLEGVAARVRAAGIAARAAVERGEPVQVLLETAARERADLIVMATHGRSGVSALWAGSVASRVIGAGRRPVLLIRVPRT from the coding sequence GTGTTCACGCGGCTGCTGGTTCCCCTGGACGGGTCGCGCCTGGCGGAGTCGGCGCTGCCGGCCGCCGCAGAGCTCGCGGTCCGGCTGCAGGCGCCCGTGGTCCTCCTGCACGTGCTGGAGTCGGGGCCCCCGCCGACCGTGCACGGAGACCGTCACGTGCGCACCGAGGCCGAGGCCCGGGCGTACCTGGACGGCGCGGTCGAGTGGATGGGCCGGCGGGGTGTGACGGCCCGCGGCGTGGTGTGCCCCGAGTCCGGGGGTGTGGCGGCCACCATCGCCCGGCAGGCGGAAGCGGCGGGCGTCGACCTCATCGTCCTCACCAGCCACGGGCGGGGTGGGGTCCGGGGGCTGCTGTACGGCCGGGTGGCCGAGCAGGTGCTGCAGCGCGGCCGGACTCCCGTCCTGCTGCTGCCGCCCTCGGAGCGCGGCCGCGACGCGCCCTTCACCTGCCAACGCATCCTGGTCCCCCTGGATGGCAGCGAGGCGGCCGAGACGGCGGTGGAGCCCGGCATCCGGATCGCTGCGGCGTGCGGGGCCGACCTGCTGCTGGTGTGGGTGGTCCCCACGGTTGACACCATCTCCGACGAGCGGGCTCCCGCCGCGCGCCTGATGCCGACGGCAGCGGCGGCCCTGCTGGACGTGGAGGCCCGGGAGGCCGCGGCGTACCTGGAGGGCGTGGCCGCCCGCGTCCGCGCCGCCGGCATCGCCGCGCGGGCAGCCGTGGAGCGGGGGGAGCCCGTGCAGGTCCTGCTGGAGACCGCCGCCCGGGAGCGCGCCGACCTCATCGTCATGGCCACCCACGGCCGGTCGGGCGTCAGCGCCCTGTGGGCCGGCAGCGTGGCCTCCCGCGTGATCGGCGCCGGACGACGTCCGGTCCTCCTCATCCGCGTCCCCCGGACC
- a CDS encoding ArsR family transcriptional regulator — translation MDDSPTRERLVRLLSEAGGCTIADLQRLTGLSRSTLRQHLARLLRQGVIRGQLVRRAAGRPPRVYRLVSPLPSAGVPEDYPALLRSLHEAGQHRGRREVEAAFAEVAARIAAAHPEIRQIPDVAARLEAACRVFFRGVEPQPVTRTEGHWQVSITTCPLAPLALEFADLCQLARLSLAELTGLEVEQSEWITRGDPRCTFEVRLPRPVPS, via the coding sequence GTGGACGACTCGCCGACCCGGGAACGCCTGGTGCGGTTGCTGAGCGAGGCCGGAGGGTGCACCATCGCCGACCTCCAGCGGCTCACGGGCCTGTCGCGATCAACCCTGCGCCAGCACCTGGCGCGCCTGCTGCGGCAGGGGGTGATCCGGGGACAGCTGGTGCGCCGGGCCGCCGGCCGCCCTCCGCGGGTCTACCGCCTGGTCTCGCCCCTGCCGTCCGCCGGCGTGCCCGAGGACTACCCGGCGCTGCTGCGGTCGCTGCACGAGGCCGGGCAGCACAGGGGTCGCCGGGAGGTGGAAGCCGCATTTGCGGAGGTCGCGGCCCGGATCGCGGCCGCGCACCCGGAGATCCGCCAGATCCCCGACGTCGCCGCCCGTCTGGAGGCCGCGTGCCGGGTGTTCTTCCGCGGCGTGGAGCCCCAGCCCGTCACGCGGACCGAGGGGCACTGGCAGGTCTCGATCACCACCTGTCCGCTGGCCCCCCTGGCCCTGGAGTTCGCCGATCTCTGCCAGCTGGCCCGTCTCTCCCTCGCGGAGCTCACCGGGCTGGAGGTAGAGCAGTCCGAATGGATCACCCGCGGCGACCCCCGCTGTACCTTCGAGGTCCGTCTGCCCCGCCCCGTCCCATCCTGA
- a CDS encoding Nramp family divalent metal transporter → MKPRPRSPSPGTTGGDPSRPADAGLLATAADVLEGRTTRRGLARILPFLGPAFVASVAYVDPGNFATNIQGGAAFGYTLLWVLLASNLTAMLVQALSAKLGIATGRNLAEVCRDRLPRPVVWGMWVISELVAMATDLAEFLGAALGLNLLLGIPLLPAALLTGVITLVILALERRGYRPLEAVITGLVGVIALCYVIETILDRPDWRAVARGALVPQFAGTESVLLATGILGATVMPHVIFLHSALTQHRIVPRTAAQARRLYRYEVIDVAIAMALAGLINAAILIMAASTFYRAGLSHIASIEEAHRTLAPLLGSASSAVFAVSLLASGLSSSTVGTLAGQVIMQGFLHRQIPVWVRRVVTMAPALVVIALGLDPTRTLVISQVVLSFGLPFALVPLVAFTSRRDLMGSLVNHPVTTGLAAAATALITALNVFLLVRLAGGG, encoded by the coding sequence ATGAAGCCGCGACCTCGGTCTCCGTCCCCCGGAACGACCGGGGGGGACCCCAGCCGTCCGGCCGACGCCGGACTGCTGGCCACCGCCGCCGACGTGCTGGAGGGGCGCACCACCCGGCGGGGGCTGGCCCGGATCCTGCCCTTCCTGGGGCCGGCGTTCGTGGCCAGCGTCGCCTACGTGGATCCGGGAAACTTCGCCACCAACATCCAGGGCGGCGCCGCTTTCGGCTACACCCTGCTGTGGGTTCTTCTGGCCAGCAACCTCACGGCGATGCTGGTGCAGGCCCTGTCGGCCAAACTGGGCATCGCCACCGGGCGCAACCTGGCGGAGGTGTGCCGGGACCGGCTGCCGCGCCCGGTCGTGTGGGGGATGTGGGTGATCAGCGAGCTCGTGGCCATGGCGACGGACCTGGCTGAGTTTCTGGGGGCGGCCCTGGGGCTCAACCTCCTGCTGGGGATCCCTCTGCTCCCGGCGGCCCTGCTGACCGGCGTGATCACCCTGGTCATCCTGGCCCTGGAACGGCGGGGGTACCGTCCCCTGGAGGCCGTCATCACCGGGCTGGTGGGCGTCATCGCCCTCTGCTACGTGATCGAGACGATCCTGGACCGCCCCGACTGGCGGGCGGTGGCGCGGGGCGCCCTGGTCCCGCAGTTTGCGGGCACCGAGAGCGTGCTGCTGGCCACCGGGATCCTGGGGGCGACGGTGATGCCCCATGTGATCTTCCTGCACTCGGCCCTCACCCAGCACCGCATCGTCCCCCGGACCGCAGCCCAGGCCCGGCGCCTGTACCGCTATGAGGTCATTGACGTGGCCATCGCCATGGCGCTGGCCGGCCTGATCAACGCGGCCATCCTGATCATGGCCGCCTCCACGTTCTACCGGGCCGGGCTCAGCCACATCGCCAGCATCGAGGAAGCCCATCGCACCCTGGCTCCCCTCCTGGGATCGGCCAGCAGCGCCGTCTTTGCCGTGTCGTTGCTGGCGTCGGGGCTGTCGTCGTCCACCGTGGGGACGCTGGCGGGGCAGGTGATCATGCAGGGGTTCCTGCACCGGCAGATTCCCGTGTGGGTGCGCCGGGTGGTCACGATGGCGCCGGCCCTGGTGGTGATCGCCCTGGGGCTGGATCCCACCCGCACGCTGGTCATCAGCCAGGTCGTCCTCAGCTTCGGACTGCCCTTTGCGCTGGTGCCCCTGGTCGCCTTCACCAGCCGCCGGGACCTGATGGGCTCGCTGGTCAACCACCCGGTCACCACGGGGCTGGCCGCTGCGGCCACGGCGCTGATCACCGCCCTCAACGTCTTTCTGCTGGTCCGGCTGGCGGGGGGAGGCTGA